The following proteins are encoded in a genomic region of Corylus avellana chromosome ca4, CavTom2PMs-1.0:
- the LOC132178875 gene encoding peroxidase N1-like, giving the protein MESGGLSTQTFLLAFLLLGLHASLAHSQATRVGFYSTTCPRAESIVRSTVLSHFQSDRTVAPGLLRMHFHDCFVQGCDASVLINGPTAEKTAGPNLSLRGFEVIDDAKTQLEAACPGVVSCADILALAARDSVVLTSGPTWQVPTGRRDGRISLASDAANLPSFTDSIDVQKQKFAAKGLNTQDLVILVGGHTIGTSACQFFRYRLYNFTTTGNGADPTIDPAFLPQLRALCPQNGDGSKRVGLDASSQNRFDTSFFTNLRGGRGVLESDQKLWTDASTKTFVQRFSGLSFGIEFGKSMVKMSNIGVKSGADSEIRKLCSAIN; this is encoded by the exons ATGGAAAGTGGTGGACTTTCTACCCAAACATTCCTCTTGGCGTTTCTCTTGCTCGGCTTGCATGCCTCTTTGGCGCATTCCCAAGCCACACGAGTCGGTTTCTACTCCACCACATGCCCTCGAGCCGAATCCATTGTCCGCTCGACGGTTCTATCCCATTTCCAGTCCGACCGCACCGTCGCTCCGGGGCTGTTGAGGATGCACTTTCACGACTGCTTCGTGCAGGGCTGCGACGCTTCTGTGCTTATAAACGGGCCCACAGCCGAGAAAACGGCAGGGCCTAACCTGTCGTTGAGAGGATTTGAAGTTATTGACGACGCCAAGACGCAGCTCGAAGCTGCATGTCCTGGGGTTGTTTCTTGTGCTGATATTCTTGCTCTTGCTGCCCGCGATTCTGTCGTTTTG ACGAGTGGACCGACATGGCAGGTGCCAACTGGACGCAGAGACGGTCGTATATCGTTGGCCTCTGATGCTGCAAATTTGCCTAGCTTCACTGACTCCATTGATGTGCAGAAGCAAAAGTTTGCCGCAAAGGGTCTCAACACTCAGGATCTGGTCATCCTTGTTG GTGGGCACACCATTGGGACATCAGCTTGCCAGTTCTTCAGGTACAGACTATACAACTTTACCACAACCGGAAATGGTGCCGATCCCACCATTGATCCCGCTTTCCTCCCTCAACTACGAGCACTCTGCCCACAAAACGGCGACGGCTCAAAGCGCGTCGGACTGGACGCCAGCAGCCAAAACAGATTCGACACATCTTTCTTCACAAACTTGAGGGGCGGGCGGGGAGTGCTGGAGTCTGATCAGAAGCTATGGACTGACGCCTCCACCAAAACTTTTGTCCAGCGTTTCTCGGGGTTGAGCTTCGGCATAGAGTTTGGAAAGTCCATGGTGAAGATGAGCAACATTGGTGTCAAAAGCGGCGCTGACAGTGAAATTCGCAAACTATGTTCGGCGATTAATTAA